The following coding sequences lie in one Aspergillus puulaauensis MK2 DNA, chromosome 3, nearly complete sequence genomic window:
- the pld3 gene encoding phospholipase D (COG:I;~EggNog:ENOG410PG35;~InterPro:IPR016555,IPR025202,IPR015679,IPR001736, IPR001683,IPR036871;~PFAM:PF00614;~go_function: GO:0003824 - catalytic activity [Evidence IEA];~go_function: GO:0004630 - phospholipase D activity [Evidence IEA];~go_function: GO:0035091 - phosphatidylinositol binding [Evidence IEA];~go_process: GO:0006654 - phosphatidic acid biosynthetic process [Evidence IEA];~go_process: GO:0048017 - inositol lipid-mediated signaling [Evidence IEA]): MADAPTNASEARDTEPNSDRFYTNRTQQMPTSYAPKLSSPFPFQTETKHNTTEEQASNGGIIYDEENSYFSKGKSHAGAVSGVSEPLDAATHTTLSFRRPNGSVESANRQGINQKAPNSVPASIASPPRASVQFSRQNSEMEPSVETSHSRPPSVAGDDTDPGRGRQSLFTKLKAFAATPTFTSHVRSSSNATIGDARFANHDLSTPGSERGEFRFPNTLEEEGSDIDADAEESAGEQRPREPRKKRRFRRGQENDSAPQTEPNTPKASRPSFNLHGSFAPFENYRPSFFQRRESANDLHQQREGVSEDEGRDRLSRDAAWRRRSTWLTNSRGLTYGGRQPENQTNQEDKRPSNLRRITGLGGPPETGEGLAPPWRRHRPERGSSLSAQKWRQIKAGLKLIGQRGRRVDNTVDHAKSAELLAELASGIPAALLLASMFQRDEHGSKRIPILLEQLKVRVTDSKIVSHSGDRHLVFRIELEYGSGMTRMKWIIHRTLRDFANLHLKYKLHFGTQKYIQLRNTESGQSLPRFPRSAFPYLRGVRGLESEGEEEEDEGGYETAADATSGNERPGRKQQHQSHGRRRSSVGITRRMSSLTGAEGDAGAGAAGEGGPSSTKRDTYPERQRKKLEAYLQKLIRFLIFKPDSNRLCKFLELSALGVRLAAEGSYHGKEGYLMIQSSKGLDFRRAFTPGMIKRRHSPKWFLVRHSYLVCVDSPEEMNIYDVFLVDPFFKLQSQKVGLRHQKAKELAKSATESARHPQHHTLRLENSERKLRLLARNERQLHQFEDSIKFMVDSTPWGKPNRFDSFAPVRQRCFAQWLVDGRDHMWVVSRAINQAKDVIYIHDWWLSPELYMRRPAAISQKWRLDRLLQRKAREGVKIFVIMYRNINSAIPIDSEYSKFSLLDLHPNVFVQRSPNQFRQNTFFWAHHEKLCLIDHTLAFVGGIDLCFGRWDTPQHLLTDDKPTGFETPGGHKDTDNSQLWPGKDYSNPRIQDFYDLDKPYEEMYDRNIVPRMPWHDISMHVVGQPARDLTRHFVQRWNYILRQRKPTRPTPFLLPPPDFEAADLEALGLDGTCEVQILRSSSVWSTGTPEVTEHSIMNAYVKLIEESEHFVYIENQFFVSTCEIDGRKIENLIGDALVERITRAAKNKEAWRAVIVIPLIPGFQNTVDSEGGTSVRLIMMCQYRSICRGETSIFGRLRALGIEPEDYIQFFSLRAWGKIGPQKQLVTEQLYIHAKCMIVDDRAAIIGSANINERSMLGSRDSEVASVVRDTDMIWSTMNGRPYLVGRFPHTLRMRLMREHLGIDVDELMEHSLATEEELRKIQIDEEEPKPLRKAKLDSESLMLEKQDERDMIERRHRIQDEFLSRSEDLHSFNHDVDWEQGNNPNLKSNRKLTTDTRVISNNDHRKDVEGLGADNLRVAEENGLGNSRDTEIFNNRREVLVSPIASEGKGTVQRPNPPPRKNSQQNNSPVSQDPIATQPTMAPEDGGTAPVVEGMPVQNPSLAVPQDESLPSAMPKEKFDTLRFSSPVLSPLGPDVKHIFVDKDCMRDPVVDVFYLDTWQAVAEKNTKIFRNVFRCMPDSEVRSWKEYKEYTAYGERFAEMQSHHTAKAFNPNHQRQTGPPGTGTTWPNQLKPNIALALHRTGSHSTEQKNQTPTDEKSDRPNSNDRLQSDLVNHGTASPLNEKATLKPVDVSGTGTERHEDNISSGDDLERQRSEAPQVDYSEALNRNATNHSRRRRRRATTLGSKRDFTTDEVMDKQRAEDLLNQVQGHLILWPYDWLEKEEQGGNWLYTLDQISPLEIYN, encoded by the exons ATGGCTGATGCTCCGACGAATGCTTCGGAGGCGAGGGACACTGAGCCTAATTCAGATCGATTCTATACGAATCGGACACAGCAGATGCCGACATCTTACGCCCCGAAACTGTCCTCCCCCTTTCCCTTCCAGACCGAAACCAAGCACAATACGACAGAAGAGCAAGCTAGCAACGGCGGAATCATATATGATGAAGAGAATTCTTATTTCAGCAAGGGAAAATCCCACGCTGGTGCTGTAAGCGGGGTCTCAGAACCATTGGATGCAGCAACCCACACTACGTTAAGCTTCCGACGACCGAACGGATCTGTTGAGAGTGCCAATAGACAAGGTATTAACCAGAAGGCACCGAATTCAGTTCCAGCCTCCATTGCATCACCCCCCCGTGCAAGCGTACAATTCTCGCGGCAGAATTCTGAAATGGAGCCTTCCGTGGAGACCTCGCATTCTCGACCTCCTTCCGTCGCAGGCGACGATACCGAcccagggcgaggaagacaatCACTTTTTACCAAGCTGAAAGCATTTGCTGCCACTCCAACGTTTACATCCCACGTCCGCTCATCCAGTAATGCAACAATTGGGGACGCTCGTTTTGCCAATCATGATCTGTCCACCCCAGGGTCCGAGAGGGGGGAGTTCCGTTTCCCTAATACattagaggaagaaggaagcgaTATAGATGCCGATGCGGAAGAAAGCGCAGGTGAGCAGCGACCGCGTGAACCACGAAAGAAGCGACGATTTCGCCGAGGGCAGGAGAATGACTCTGCACCACAAACCGAGCCAAACACGCCAAAAGCGAGCCGGCCGTCCTTCAATCTCCATGGATCATTTGCACCGTTTGAGAACTATCGACCTAGCTTCTTTCAGAGAAGAGAGAGTGCGAACGATCTACATCAGCAGCGCGAAGGTGTCTCCGAAGACGAGGGCCGCGACCGTCTAAGTAGGGATGCTGCGTGGAGACGACGAAGCACCTGGCTTACGAACTCGCGTGGTTTAACGTATGGTGGACGGCAGCCCGAAAACCAGACAAACCAGGAAGATAAACGACCAAGCAACCTTCGACGTATAACTGGCTTAGGAGGCCCGCCAGAAACTGGGGAAGGGCTGGCCCCGCCCTGGAGGCGCCACCGGCCTGAGCGTGGCTCAAGCTTGAGTGCCCAAAAATGGCGACAGATCAAGGCCGGGTTAAAGCTTATCGGACAGCGTGGACGCAGGGTCGATAACACTGTTGACCATGCCAAATCAGCAGAATTGCTGGCTGAGCTGGCCTCCGGTATTCCGGCTGCCTTGCTTCTAGCCAGTATGTTTCAACGAGACGAGCATGGAAGCAAACGTATTCCTATTCTTCTCGAACAGCTCAAAGTTCGGGTTACGGATAGTAAGATCGTCTCTCACTCAGGAGATCGTCACCTCGTCTTTCGAATTGAGTTAGAATATGGGAGCGGCATGACACGCATGAAATGGATTATACATCGAACGCTGCGTGACTTTGCGAATTTGCATTTGAAATATAAGCTCCATTTTGGAACGCAGAAGTACATCCAATTACGGAACACTGAAAGTGGCCAAAGCCTACCGCGTTTTCCCCGGAGTGCATTTCCATACCTACGAGGCGTCCGCGGGTTGGAgagcgagggagaagaagaggaggatgagggtggcTATGAAACCGCCGCCGATGCCACAAGTGGCAATGAAAGGCCTggaagaaagcagcagcatcaaTCCCATGGGCGACGGCGATCTTCAGTTGGTATAACTCGAAGAATGTCAAGCTTAACGGGAGCTGAGGGAGATGCCGGAGCAGGAGCTGCCGGGGAGGGCGGACCATCATCGACTAAGAGGGACACTTACCCGGAGAGACAGCGGAAGAAGTTGGAAGCCTACCTTCAAAAGCTGATTCGATTCTTGATTTTTAAGCCTGATAGTAACCGTTTGTGCAAGTTCCTAGAACTCTCTGCCTTGGGAGTACGTCTTGCAGCTGAGGGCAGTTACCACGGCAAGGAAGGGTACCTCATGATTCAATCCTCCAAGGGGCTCGATTTTCGACGAGCCTTCACCCCGGGGATGATAAAGAGGCGGCATTCTCCTAAATGGTTCCTCGTCCGACACAGTTATCTTGTCTGTGTTGACTCACCTGAAGAGATGAATATCTACGATGTGTTCTTGGTTGACCCGTTCTTCAAgctccagtcccagaaggTCGGCCTGCGGCATCAGAAAGCAAAAGAACTTGCGAAATCTGCGACAGAATCAGCAAGACACCCGCAACACCACACCCTGAGACTCGAGAATTCTGAGCGCAAACTAAGACTGCTGGCGAGGAACGAGCGCCAACTTCACCAATTCGAGGATTCTATCAAATTTATGGTCGACAGTACTCCATGGGGAAAGCCGAACCGTTTCGATAGCTTCGCTCCAGTCCGTCAACGCTGTTTCGCTCAATGGCTGGTAGACGGGCGTGACCATATGTGGGTTGTATCTAGAGCGATTAACCAAGCCAAGGATGTCATTTATATTCATGACTGGTGGCTCAGCCCCGAACTGTATATGCGGCGACCAGCTGCGATTAGCCAGAAATGGCGTCTTgatcgtcttcttcagcggaAGGCCCGCGAGGGTGTGAAAATTTTTGTCATCATGTATCGCAATATCAACTCCGCCATTCCAATCGATTCGGAATACTCTAAATTCTCCTTGCTTGATCTGCACCCGAACGTTTTTGTCCAACGCTCCCCCAATCAATTCCGGCAGAACACCTTTTTCTGGGCGCACCACGAAAAGCTTTGTCTCATTGATCACACCCTGGCCTTCGTTGGAGGAATTGATTTGTGTTTTGGACGATGGGACACACCGCAGCATCTTCTGACTGACGATAAACCAACCGGTTTTGAGACTCCTGGTGGTCATAAAGATACAGACAACAGCCAACTCTGGCCCGGCAAGGACTACTCGAATCCTCGGATACAGGACTTCTACGACTTGGACAAGCCCTACGAGGAAATGTATGATCGCAATATTGTACCGAGGATGCCTTGGCATGACATCTCTATGCATGTAGTTGGCCAGCCAGCGAGGGACCTTACCCGACATTTTGTCCAACGTTGGAATTATATCCTGCGACAACGAAAACCAACACGCCCGACCCCATTTCTGTTACCTCCACCAGATTTCGAGGCCGCGGATCTGGAAGCGCTTGGTCTTGACGGAACCTGTGAGGTCCAGATCTTGCGCTCCAGTAGTGTATGGTCTACGGGAACTCCAGAGGTCACGGAGCACAGCATCATGAACGCCTATGTGAAGCTGATCGAAGAATCGGAGCATTTCGTTTATATCGAAAACCAGTTTTTCGTCAGTACTTGCGAGATTGATGGCCGGAAGATTGAGAATTTGATTGGTGATGCACTAGTAGAGCGGATTACCAGAGCTGCAAAGAATAAGGAGGCGTGGCGTGCTGTCATTGTCATTCCGCTGATACCAGGTTTCCAAAACACGGTGGATAGTGAGGGCGGAACAAGTGTTCGTTTGATTATGATGTGCCAGTACCGCAGTATCTGCCGCGGAGAGACGTCCATTTTTGGGCGGCTGCGCGCCCTAGGGATTGAGCCGGAGGATTACATTCAGTTCTTCAGTCTCCGAGCATGGGGTAAGATCGGTCCTCAGAAACAGCTTGTCACGGAGCAACTTTACATTCATGCCAAGTGTATGATCGTGGATGACCGAGCGGCCATCATTGGATCCGCAAATATCAACGAGAGATCTATGCTGGGGTCGCGAGACTCAGAGGTTGCTTCGGTAGTGCGTGATACGGACATGATATGGTCCACTATGAATGGCCGGCCTTATCTTGTCGGGCGATTTCCGCACACACTCCGCATGCGTCTTATGAGAGAGCATCTTGGGATTGATGTCGATGAGTTAATGGAGCATTCCTTAGCTACAGAGGAAGAATTGCGAAAGATCCAGAtcgatgaagaggagccCAAGCCGCTTCGAAAAGCCAAGCTTGATTCAGAGTCTTTGATGTTAGAGAAACAAGACGAAAGGGATATGATCGAGCGCCGCCATCGCATCCAGGATGAGTTCTTGTCTCGTTCTGAGGACCTACACAGCTTTAATCACGACGTCGACTGGGAACAGGGTAACAACCCGAACCTCAAGTCGAACAGAAAGCTCACGACGGACACGAGGGTAATTTCTAATAATGACCATAGgaaggatgtggaggggCTCGGTGCCGACAACCTTCGCGTTGCAGAGGAGAATGGGCTGGGAAACTCCCGGGATACGGAAATTTTCAATAACAGACGAGAAGTGTTAGTTTCCCCAATTGCTAGTGAAGGCAAGGGCACCGTTCAGCGACCAAATCCTCCACCACGAAAGAACTCGCAACAGAATAATAGCCCAGTCAGCCAAGACCCAATTGCAACGCAACCTACCATGGCGCCCGAAGATGGTGGTACCGCTCCAGTCGTGGAAGGAATGCCGGTCCAAAATCCATCCCTAGCGGTTCCGCAAGACGAGAGCTTACCCTCGGCAATGCCTAAGGAGAAGTTTGATACATTGAGGTTCTCGTCGCCGGTTTTGTCCCCTCTTGGTCCGGACGTGAAGCATATCTTCGTTGACAAAGACTGCATGAGGGACCCCGTGGTCGATGTGTTCTACTTGGATACTTGGCAAGCTGTGGCGGAAAAGAATACTAAAATTTTCCGAAACGTTTTCCGTTGTATGCCTGATAGTGAAGTCAGATCTTGGAAAGAATACAAGGAGTATACCGCATATGGGGAGCGATTTGCAGAGATGCAAAGCCATCACACCGCGAAGGCTTTCAACCCGAATCATCAACGCCAGACAGGCCCCCCCGGTACAGGTACTACCTGGCCAAACCAACTTAAGCCGAACATCGCATTGGCCTTACACCGCACGGGGAGCCACTCTACAGAACAGAAGAACCAGACCCCGACAGACGAGAAGTCAGACAGACCAAATTCAAACGATCGACTACAGTCCGATCTGGTCAACCATGGAACCGCATCACCATTGAACGAGAAGGCTACTTTGAAGCCGGTAGACGTGTCTGGAACCGGCACTGAACGGCATGAAGACAACATTTCGTCTGGAGATGATCTTGAAAGACAGCGTTCAGAGGCGCCCCAAGTCGACTATTCGGAAGCGTTGAATCGGAATGCCACCAATCACTCGCGACGTCGTAGACGCAGGGCCACAACACTGGGGTCAAAGAGAGATTTCACGACCGACGAAGTCATGGACAAACAAAGAGCTGAAGATCTCCTCAATCAGGTTCAGGGGCATCTCATCCTCTGGCCTTATGATTG GCttgagaaagaagaacagggtGGGAACTGGCTTTACACCCTCGACCAAATCTCTCCTCTGgaaattta CAACTAA
- a CDS encoding uncharacterized protein (COG:S;~EggNog:ENOG410PMDM;~InterPro:IPR029058), with protein MTDPLKTLETEPRYRETNISRKIFPVAGIQTAVFGLDELPPQASEIACLWLLHPRLATQERMVPIATAVIKDWNKRIQDGRAGSGKSVKGLIAVAFDQRNHGTRLIDPLCNEAWRQGNPRHAQDMFSIFQGTARDTSLLIDYLPAFVFPKSDRRITENLVLGVSLGGHAAWSCILHEPRITAGVVIIGCPDYANVMADRARLSKLPSYTSTTPPGAQFLGSEDFPTTLLETVCKWDPAGLFLSHLNLGPEAEPIRSAPIPEPTEAQKTTLRPLLTRCLAGKKILNLSGGVDKLVPYSKGETFLTWLKLAVGPSGWFADGVVTLEDIIDQNAGHEVTPKMVGEAVRFIGDALASGKDELEASVRSSKI; from the exons ATGACAGATCCGCTAAAAACGTTAGAAACCGAACCCCGCTATCGCGAGACCAACATCTCACGAAAGATATTCCCCGTCGCGGGGATCCAAACGGCTGTGTTCGGACTTGATGAACTTCCACCTCAGGCGTCGGAGATTGCATGCCTCTGGCTTTTGCACCCGCGACTTGCAACTCAAGAACGCATGGTCCCCATTGCTACCGCCGTCATCAAAGACTGGAACAAGCGGATCCAAGATGGTCGTGCGGGCTCTGGAAAGTCGGTAAAAGGGTTGATTGCAGTGGCCTTTGATCAGAGAAATCACGGCACAAGATTGATTGATCCCCTTTGCAATGAGGCTTGGAGGCAGGGAAACCCGCGACATGCCCAGGATatgttttccatcttcc AGGGCACCGCGCGAGATACCTCCTTATTGATTGACTATCTCCCGGCATTTGTTTTCCCTAAATCGGACCGTCGAATCACCGAGAATCTTGTCCTGGGCGTCTCTCTCGGCGGGCATGCAGCCTGGAGCTGTATCCTGCACGAACCTCGCATCACCGCTGGCGTTGTAATCATTGGCTGCCCTGACTACGCAAACGTTATGGCCGATCGGGCTCGCCTCTCCAAACTCCCGTCATACACAAGCACAACCCCACCTGGCGCACAGTTCCTAGGATCAGAAGACTTCCCAACCACCCTCTTAGAGACTGTCTGCAAATGGGATCCTGCCGGTTTATTCCTATCCCATCTAAACCTTGGCCCGGAAGCGGAGCCCATTCGCAGCGCTCCGATCCCAGAGCCCACGGAGGCCCAGAAAACAACTCTGCGGCCGCTTCTAACGCGTTGTTTagcggggaagaagatcctcAATCTATCCGGAGGTGTAGACAAGCTGGTACCGTACAGTAAAGGAGAAACGTTCTTGACTTGGCTTAAGCTGGCGGTTGGGCCTAGTGGCTGGTTCGCCGATGGAGTTGTTACccttgaggatatcattGATCAGAACGCGGGGCACGAAGTTACGCCGAAGATGGTTGGTGAGGCCGTTAGATTCATTGGGGATGCGCTTGCTTCTGGTAAAGATGAGCTGGAGGCATCCGTGAGGTCGTCTAAAATCTAG
- the RPL28 gene encoding 60S ribosomal protein uL15 (COG:J;~EggNog:ENOG410PMZG;~InterPro:IPR036227,IPR001196,IPR021131,IPR030878;~PFAM:PF00828;~go_component: GO:0005840 - ribosome [Evidence IEA];~go_component: GO:0015934 - large ribosomal subunit [Evidence IEA];~go_function: GO:0003735 - structural constituent of ribosome [Evidence IEA];~go_process: GO:0006412 - translation [Evidence IEA]), which yields MPTRLTKTRKSRGHVSAGYGRIGKHRKHPGGRGMAGGQHHHRTNLDKYHPGYFGKVGMRYFHKTQQQFWKPTINLDKLWSLVPAEQREAYVSGKKTDTAPVIDLLSLGYSKVLGKGRLPEVPIVVRARYVSRDAEQKIKEAGGVIELVA from the exons ATGCCTACCCGTCTCACTAAGACAAGAAAGAG CCGCGGTCATGTTTCCGCCGGTTACGGTCGTATCGGAAAGCACCGTAAGCATCCCGGTGGTCGTGGTATGGCCGGTggtcaacaccaccaccgcacCAACCTCGACAAGTACCACCCCGGTTACTTCGGTAAGGTCGGCATGAGGTACTTCCACAAGACCCAGCAGCAGTTCTGGAAGCCCACAATCAACCTCGACAAG CTGTGGTCCCTCGTCCCCGCTGAGCAGCGCGAGGCCTACGTGAGCGGCAAGAAGACCGACACTGCTCCCGTCATcgatctcctttctctcgGCTACTCCAAGGTCCTCGGCAAGGGCCGTCTCCCTGAAGTCCCTATCGTTGTTCGTGCCCGCTACGTCAGCCGTGATGCTGagcagaagatcaaggaggcTGGTGGCGTTATTGAGTTGGTTGCTTAG
- the chl1 gene encoding DNA helicase (COG:L;~EggNog:ENOG410PIVM;~InterPro:IPR013020,IPR027417,IPR006554,IPR006555, IPR002464,IPR014013,IPR010614,IPR028331;~PFAM:PF13307,PF06733;~go_function: GO:0003676 - nucleic acid binding [Evidence IEA];~go_function: GO:0003677 - DNA binding [Evidence IEA];~go_function: GO:0003678 - DNA helicase activity [Evidence IEA];~go_function: GO:0004386 - helicase activity [Evidence IEA];~go_function: GO:0005524 - ATP binding [Evidence IEA];~go_function: GO:0016818 - hydrolase activity, acting on acid anhydrides, in phosphorus-containing anhydrides [Evidence IEA];~go_process: GO:0006139 - nucleobase-containing compound metabolic process [Evidence IEA]): protein MELPVSEKFHHPYSPYDIQLQFMQSLYTCLEEGKVAIFESPTGTGKSLSLICGSLTWLRDHKRKSFLETVQNVTCDDDEPEWMMEFAKRETGRAIAEKRKEFERRLAKVRREEEQQTAALNNPDGPRKRQKIGNALPNGDDIDDDNQFALDDYDSETNGPSPSLKESTASNGLSSSTLELLERLKGHESKVQSEEGDGTDDIKIFYCSRTHSQLMQFANELRRVTLPSSVPEEIKEVFTEEELEERIKHLSLGSRKNLCINPKVASLGDPTAINERCLELQQPNTTEQQRCSFLPSKEDEMKALSFRDHALSTVKDIEDLGNLGKKMNICPYYASRPVVSQSEIITLPYPLLLQRSAREALNISIKDHIIVIDEAHNLMDAISNIHSVTITLSQLQTSIFQLTTYARKFKTRLKGKNRSYVAQVIRLITSIADHLQSILNNKQPSEGSVLPSDLMSGKGVDQINPYKLSRYLQESKLARKVDGYVDFAQNKTEQRTTTKATVPVLFHIQSFLLPLMNVSAEGRLFYTKVQGDIQLDYMLLDPTNHFREIVENARAVILAGGTMSPMSDYLSHLFSYVPRDRLDTFSYGHVIPSENLTAHNLALGVQGSEFDFTYDGRDSEKMIFDLGLTIARICHAIPDGVVAFFPSYDYLRQVLNIWKKPIPDERGQSFYQIIEKEKPIIYESREMETTTDDLLHHYANVIENGKGALLLSVVGGKLSEGINFSDKLGRGVLIVGLPFPNIRSPVWQAKIKYIEQKAYQNHSSDPEETRRSSAKAAGRDFYENACMRAVNQCIGRAIRHRNDHAAIVLIDKRYGRSKIQSKLPGWIQQSFKKDSANLPAGATLGALARFFYNKMR, encoded by the exons ATGGAGCTTCCAGTATCTGAGAAGTTTCATCACCCGTATTCACCATACGATATTCAACTCCAATTCATGCAATCTCTGTATACATGTCTTGAGGAAGGCAAAGTTGCTATCTTTGAGTCTCCCACTG GGACT GGAAAATCTCTGAGCCTGATATGTGGCTCCTTGACGTGGCTTCGCGATCACAAGCGCAAATCGTTCCTCGAAACTGTGCAGAACGTTACAT gtgatgacgatgagcCCGAGTGGATGATGGAATTCGCAAAGCGCGAAACAGGTCGTGCTATTGCTGAGAAACGGAAAGAATTTGAGCGGCGACTGGCGAAAGTTAgacgagaggaagagcaacAGACAGCCGCCCTTAATAACCCAGATGGTCCTAGAAAGCGACAG AAAATCGGAAATGCGTTGCCAAATggtgatgatattgatgacGACAACCAGTTCGCGCTCGATGATTACGATAGCGAGACTAACGGTCCTAGCCCTTCGCTCAAGGAGTCTACTGCCTCCAATGGACTTTCTTCCAGCACACTCGAGCTACTGGAACGCCTTAAAGGGCATGAGTCGAAAGTCCAATCTGAAGAAGGTGACGGAACAGATGACATTAAGATTTTCTACTGCTCGAGAACGCATTCGCAACTTATGCAATTTGCAAATGAGTTAAGGCGCGTTACATTACCATCGAGTGTGCCCGAGGAAATAAAAGAGGTTTTTACTGAAGAAGAGCTAGAAGAGCGCATCAAGCACCTCTCACTTGGATCCCGGAAAAACCTCTGCATCAACCCTAAAGTGGCTTCTTTGGGAGATCCAACGGCAATCAATGAACGTTGCTTGGAACTACAGCAACCTAACACAACAGAACAACAGCGATGTTCCTTTCTACCATCGAAGGAAGATGAAATGAAAGCATTGTCGTTTCGGGACCACGCGCTATCAACGGTGAAAGACATTGAGGATTTGGGAAACCTTGGCAAGAAAATGAATATATGTCCCTACTACGCATCTCGCCCAGTTGTCAGCCAGAGTGAG ATTATAACCCTTCCGTATCCGCTACTCCTACAACGATCAGCTCGGGAGGCCCTTAATATATCAATCAAGGACCATATTATTGTCATCGATGAGGCCCATAATCTTATGGACGCAATATCCAACATCCACTCGGTAACCATTACGCTTTCTCAACTACAAACATCAATCTTCCAATTAACCACATATGCTCGAAAATTCAAGACTCGCCTAAAAGGAAAGAATCGCAGTTATGTCGCTCAGGTCATCCGCTTGATCACCTCCATTGCGGATCACCTTCAGTCCATTTtaaacaacaaacaacccaGCGAAGGCTCTGTTCTCCCATCCGATTTGATGTCGGGGAAGGGCGTTGATCAAATTAACCCGTATAAACTATCGCGGTATCTGCAAGAGAGCAAACTGGCGAGGAAAGTTGACGGTTACGTCGACTTCGCACAAAATAAAACAGAGCAACGAACAACGACCAAGGCTACAGTTCCTGTTCTTTTTCACATACAAAGCTTTCTACTACCGCTAATGAATGTCTCCGCCGAGGGTCGATTATTCTATACCAAGGTCCAAGGGGATATCCAGCTAGATTACATGCTTCTTGACCCAACTAATCACTTTCGTGAAATTGTTGAGAATGCGAGGGCGGTCATACTAGCTGGAGGGACCATGTCTCCT ATGTCTGACTACTTGAGCCATCTCTTCTCCTACGTCCCGAGGGACCGCCTGGATACGTTCAGCTATGGCCATGTCATCCCGTCAGAAAATCTGACTGCGCATAATCTCGCCCTGGGCGTTCAGGGCTCTGAATTTGATTTTACCTATGACGGCCGTGATTCTGAGAAAATG ATATTTGACCTCGGGTTAACAATCGCTAGAATCTGCCATGCCATTCCTGATGGCGTtgttgctttctttcccaGCTACGACTATCTACGCCAGGTGCTAAACATATGGAAAAAACCAATCCCAGATGAAAGAGGTCAATCATTCTACCAAATaatcgagaaagaaaagccaaTTATATACGAATCACGAGAGATGGAAACCACAACAgacgatcttcttcaccactACGCTAACGTCATTGAAAACGGCAAGGGGGCGTTGCTCCTGTCCGTGGTTGGCGGGAAGTTGTCGGAGGGCATCAATTTCTCAGACAAACTAGGAAGAGGCGTTCTAATTGTCGGCCTCCCATTTCCTAATATACGCAGCCCAGTTTGGCAAGCTAAAATCAAATATATCGAACAGAAGGCTTACCAGAATCACTCATCTGACCCTGAAGAAACTCGGCGGTCATCCGCCAAAGCCGCTGGGAGGGATTTCTATGAGAATGCTTGTATGCGGGCCGTGAACCAATGCATCGGCCGGGCCATCAGACACCGCAATGATCATGCCGCTATCGTCCTCATTGATAAGCGATATGGAAGATCAAAGATACAGTCGAAACTACCTGGATGGATTCAACAAAGCTTCAAAAAAGACTCGGCTAATTTGCCGGCGGGGGCAACCTTGGGAGCCCTTGCTCGATTTTTCTACAACAAAATGAGATGA